One part of the Saprospiraceae bacterium genome encodes these proteins:
- a CDS encoding SIS domain-containing protein gives MKNTILNIIKTSIETKRSILLDDVLITTIEMVVEKMVNALQNKKRIYFCGNGGSAADAQHLAAELTGRFYKDRDALPAEALHCNTSYLTAVANDYSFDSIYQRLIKGIGMEGDVLIGLSTSGNSKNILLAFDEAIHKKMLTVGFTGADGGQLKALSQFWIGVPSNDTPRIQECHILIGHIICQLIEEKIF, from the coding sequence ATGAAAAACACTATTTTAAATATTATTAAAACATCCATTGAAACCAAAAGAAGTATTCTTTTGGATGACGTTTTAATAACGACTATTGAAATGGTTGTGGAAAAGATGGTGAATGCACTTCAGAATAAAAAACGCATATATTTTTGTGGCAATGGTGGCAGTGCGGCTGATGCTCAACATTTGGCTGCAGAATTAACGGGTCGGTTTTACAAAGATCGAGATGCATTACCTGCAGAAGCATTGCATTGCAATACTTCCTATTTAACTGCAGTGGCAAATGATTATAGTTTTGATTCGATATATCAAAGATTAATTAAAGGAATTGGAATGGAAGGAGATGTATTAATTGGATTAAGCACCTCTGGAAATTCAAAAAATATACTTTTAGCATTTGATGAAGCTATCCATAAAAAAATGTTGACTGTAGGTTTCACCGGTGCAGATGGAGGCCAATTGAAAGCATTGAGTCAATTTTGGATCGGTGTACCTTCTAACGATACGCCAAGAATACAGGAGTGTCATATTCTAATTGGGCATATCATTTGTCAATTGATTGAAGAAAAAATATTTTAA
- a CDS encoding SET domain-containing protein, whose protein sequence is MEIIPSLQTKSSFAKIDFDNKLQQNRLISLKDFKKGSVICHFSYADICDKPNRYTVQTGENKHIILSPLYLEYVNHSCEPNCFFDTSEFKFICLSDIKRGEEFTFFYPSTEWDMEESFDCQCLSLKCLGEIKGAKYLTKEMVSNYQFTQYITNKLKKTKKHVFEV, encoded by the coding sequence ATGGAAATAATCCCTAGCTTGCAAACAAAATCAAGTTTCGCGAAGATTGATTTTGATAATAAACTCCAACAAAACAGGCTAATTTCATTAAAAGACTTCAAAAAAGGGTCTGTAATTTGCCATTTTAGTTATGCAGATATTTGTGATAAACCGAATCGATATACTGTTCAAACTGGAGAAAATAAACATATTATACTTTCCCCTTTATATTTGGAATATGTGAATCATAGTTGTGAACCAAATTGCTTTTTTGACACATCGGAATTTAAATTTATTTGCTTAAGTGATATTAAAAGAGGCGAAGAATTTACCTTTTTCTATCCATCTACTGAATGGGACATGGAAGAAAGTTTTGATTGTCAATGCCTTAGTTTAAAATGTTTAGGTGAAATAAAAGGAGCCAAATACCTAACTAAAGAAATGGTATCCAATTATCAATTCACTCAATATATTACAAACAAATTGAAGAAGACAAAAAAACATGTCTTTGAGGTCTGA
- a CDS encoding HAD family hydrolase gives MIKSNKANDSLFLDRDGVINELLPGEYVRSVDSFKFKAGVLPEISKLSKIFKNIFIITNQQGIGKGLMSIEDLESIHQWMLSEIQKSGGKITKIYFCPHLKESNCDCRKPKPGMILKAFQEFSEIIPQNCYFIGDTDTDMSAAMQAGITPVAFLDSNKNIDNWSVKPRYLIHQLEEFRLNILPLV, from the coding sequence ATGATCAAATCTAATAAAGCGAATGATTCCCTTTTTCTTGACCGGGATGGTGTAATTAATGAATTATTACCTGGAGAATATGTGAGATCCGTGGACTCTTTTAAATTTAAAGCTGGAGTACTTCCAGAAATTTCTAAATTAAGTAAGATTTTCAAAAATATTTTTATCATAACCAACCAGCAAGGAATAGGAAAAGGATTGATGAGTATAGAAGATCTTGAAAGCATTCATCAATGGATGCTTTCAGAAATTCAGAAATCCGGAGGTAAAATAACAAAAATTTATTTTTGTCCGCATTTAAAAGAGTCCAACTGTGATTGCAGAAAACCTAAGCCAGGTATGATTCTAAAGGCATTTCAAGAGTTTTCTGAAATAATACCTCAGAATTGTTACTTTATTGGTGATACAGATACAGATATGAGTGCTGCCATGCAAGCTGGAATTACCCCTGTGGCTTTCCTGGATTCAAACAAAAACATAGATAATTGGAGTGTCAAACCTAGATATTTAATTCATCAACTTGAGGAGTTCCGGTTGAACATCTTACCTTTGGTGTAG
- a CDS encoding amidohydrolase family protein — translation MECIFRNVEIIDPNSKHHLQKRDVWVKNGEIQEIKSKINSTKKIKEFAFDKSCLSPGWVDIGCTNGEPGYEHRETLQSLASSAAAGGYTTICCFPNTKPTIHSKSEVTFIKNRSQNLPVTILPIGAISKDCASEEMAEILQMFEAGAIAFSDGRIPIQKSGLLMRALEYLKLIPSTLLINTCVDKGIAGAGQMHEGKTSTSLGLKGIPTLAETINIQRDLAILKYTQSRMLIHKVSSVESVLIIKTEKSKLANLFSSVSIFNLIFEDDQLENFNVHLKLDPPIRSKTDRKALIQAVKDGTIDIICSDHTPWDAEKKDLEFQTSAFGSISLETAFAAFCTYLAEDLSVEKWIEQVAINPRKILNLQAQTIQVGSNVDLSYFNPTMEWLYEKDRILSISKNSPFIGNKLKGKVLGTWTKGAYNDFSET, via the coding sequence ATGGAATGTATTTTTAGAAATGTAGAAATCATTGATCCTAATAGCAAACACCATTTGCAAAAGAGGGATGTTTGGGTAAAAAATGGAGAAATTCAAGAAATTAAATCAAAAATAAACAGCACTAAGAAAATTAAAGAATTTGCATTTGATAAAAGCTGTTTGTCACCAGGCTGGGTAGATATTGGGTGTACAAATGGAGAACCTGGCTATGAGCACAGAGAAACATTACAGTCCCTTGCAAGTTCTGCAGCTGCTGGTGGCTATACTACGATTTGTTGTTTTCCCAATACAAAACCAACCATTCACTCAAAATCAGAAGTGACCTTTATCAAAAATAGATCTCAAAATCTTCCCGTAACTATTTTACCGATCGGTGCTATTAGTAAGGATTGCGCAAGTGAAGAAATGGCAGAAATTCTTCAAATGTTTGAAGCGGGTGCAATTGCATTTTCTGATGGTCGGATACCGATACAAAAAAGTGGACTTTTAATGCGTGCACTGGAGTATTTAAAGTTGATTCCATCAACTTTACTTATTAATACTTGTGTGGACAAAGGAATTGCTGGTGCAGGCCAGATGCACGAAGGTAAAACAAGTACATCTTTAGGATTGAAAGGAATTCCAACCTTGGCTGAAACTATAAATATTCAAAGGGATCTTGCAATATTGAAATATACACAATCCCGTATGTTAATACATAAAGTTTCATCCGTTGAATCTGTTTTAATAATTAAAACGGAGAAATCTAAGCTTGCCAATCTATTTAGTTCGGTTTCAATTTTTAATTTAATATTTGAAGATGATCAGCTTGAAAACTTCAATGTTCATTTAAAATTAGACCCTCCAATTCGTTCTAAAACTGATCGAAAAGCTCTTATTCAAGCAGTTAAAGATGGGACAATTGACATCATATGCAGCGATCATACTCCTTGGGATGCAGAAAAAAAAGATTTGGAATTTCAAACTTCAGCGTTTGGATCCATTAGTTTAGAAACTGCATTTGCTGCCTTTTGTACTTATCTTGCAGAGGATCTAAGTGTAGAAAAATGGATTGAACAAGTTGCCATTAACCCTCGCAAAATTCTAAATTTGCAAGCACAAACTATTCAAGTTGGATCGAATGTAGATCTAAGTTATTTTAACCCCACGATGGAGTGGTTGTATGAAAAAGATCGCATTTTATCCATTTCAAAAAATAGTCCATTCATTGGAAATAAATTAAAAGGTAAAGTACTGGGAACCTGGACAAAAGGAGCATATAACGATTTTAGTGAAACCTAA
- a CDS encoding glycosyltransferase encodes MPNVIIMGPAYPLRGGIASFNERLARAFQQEGWNVEIYTFSLQYPTILFPGTSQFSNELKPTDLKINVCINSVNPFNWIRIGLKLKQSSPDLIIVRYWIPFMGPCLGTILKFVKKINTCKIICIADNVVPHEKRIGDAFFTRYFINKPDAFITMSAKVDLDLKKFLPNSKSIITDHPLFDNFGKSIPKDVARNILNLPKDEKIIMFFGFIRKYKGLDLLIEAFNYAILKTQNIKLLIAGEFYDESKPYLDLIDKFGIQDKIYLHTHYIPDSEIKNYFSAADLIVQPYRHATQSGVTPLAYYFDKPMVVTDVGGLASLVPHKIAGLVCQPTSEDLANTIVQFFNMDETIFQNGIQVMKKKLSWATLITHIKSLANSIQKNN; translated from the coding sequence ATGCCAAATGTTATTATCATGGGGCCCGCATATCCTCTCCGAGGTGGAATCGCCTCATTTAATGAACGCTTAGCCCGAGCCTTCCAACAAGAAGGATGGAATGTTGAAATATATACATTTTCTTTGCAGTACCCCACGATACTTTTTCCTGGCACCAGCCAGTTTTCAAATGAACTAAAGCCAACAGATTTAAAAATAAATGTCTGTATCAATTCTGTGAATCCATTCAATTGGATTCGCATTGGTCTTAAACTAAAACAATCTTCTCCAGATTTGATTATTGTTAGATATTGGATACCTTTTATGGGACCCTGTTTAGGAACGATTTTAAAATTTGTAAAAAAAATAAATACATGCAAAATAATTTGCATCGCAGATAATGTAGTTCCACATGAAAAAAGAATTGGAGATGCATTTTTTACCCGCTATTTTATTAACAAACCAGATGCATTTATTACTATGAGTGCGAAAGTAGATCTGGATTTAAAAAAATTCTTACCAAACTCAAAATCAATAATTACGGATCACCCACTTTTTGATAATTTTGGAAAATCCATTCCTAAAGACGTTGCGCGCAATATATTAAACTTACCAAAAGATGAAAAAATAATTATGTTTTTTGGATTTATTCGAAAATATAAAGGATTAGATTTATTGATTGAAGCTTTTAATTATGCAATTTTAAAAACTCAAAATATAAAACTATTAATTGCAGGTGAATTTTATGATGAATCAAAACCCTATTTAGACCTTATTGATAAATTTGGCATTCAAGATAAAATTTACTTACATACCCATTATATTCCAGATAGTGAAATTAAGAACTACTTTTCTGCCGCGGATTTAATAGTACAACCCTATAGACATGCAACGCAGAGTGGCGTGACACCATTAGCCTATTATTTTGACAAACCTATGGTAGTTACTGATGTTGGAGGTTTAGCATCCTTGGTTCCGCATAAAATTGCCGGCTTGGTTTGTCAACCAACTTCTGAAGATCTTGCAAATACGATAGTCCAATTTTTTAATATGGATGAAACTATTTTTCAAAATGGAATACAAGTAATGAAGAAAAAACTAAGTTGGGCAACATTGATTACGCATATAAAATCACTAGCGAATAGCATTCAAAAAAATAATTAA
- a CDS encoding DUF4199 domain-containing protein: protein MDQHKNAIKLGLIWGGIAIATTLLLYLIGMLENPFAGVLIFVFGIYMMYRSGKEKRDELGGYISWKQALTPIWLTSVVSSLFTTLFTWILFRFIDPGLQEQQREQAIKMTEKMRSLMGDSAAEGELERLESHDFASFSNYVYLFFWSLIIYFIIAAIIALVIRKKNAQDIFTKF, encoded by the coding sequence ATGGATCAACATAAAAACGCAATTAAACTTGGACTTATATGGGGTGGAATTGCAATAGCCACTACCCTGCTACTCTATTTAATCGGGATGTTAGAAAATCCATTTGCTGGTGTCCTAATATTCGTATTTGGTATTTATATGATGTACCGGTCTGGCAAAGAGAAGCGAGATGAATTAGGAGGATACATCAGTTGGAAACAAGCTTTGACACCAATTTGGCTGACTTCTGTGGTTTCAAGTTTGTTTACAACCCTTTTTACCTGGATCTTATTTAGGTTCATAGATCCAGGACTTCAAGAGCAACAAAGGGAACAAGCGATTAAAATGACAGAAAAAATGAGGTCATTAATGGGTGATTCTGCCGCTGAAGGAGAACTTGAAAGACTTGAAAGTCACGATTTCGCTAGCTTTAGCAATTATGTGTATCTATTTTTTTGGTCCCTTATAATTTACTTTATCATTGCCGCAATTATTGCATTAGTGATTCGGAAAAAAAACGCACAAGATATTTTTACGAAATTTTGA
- a CDS encoding SET domain-containing protein-lysine N-methyltransferase produces the protein MKVCVLQPDYSTSNVDYKNYDPPRDLSSLLPDHHVDHVFINKLTTYKQLKQLSTQGYDIFVNLCESYLEWEVPSIDVIYSLDLLNLPYTGPTVDLYDPPKELMKYVAYISGIEVPNYRIVKNLEDLNDLSTQLKFPLFVKPSKAGDSLGVDDKSFVQDEKNLLLKVRNLLNEFGEVLVEEYIEGREFTVLVAADSKDEKKCIAFKPVEYLFPEGFSFKTYKLKTSELHPESNVPCKEENLDRKLRRAACGIFKEFGGKGYARMDFRMNTKGKIYFLEINFTCSVFYSQGYEGSADHILLCDGIGQAGFLNQIIQEGIQRHRRKQKKYIVKKNAIAGYGIYALNKIRKGEIIFKGEERSQRIVTKAFVDKNWNAADKEVFRKYAYPIGNDVYILWDTKPEEWAPQNHSCSPNTIYHGLNVIACKDIEKFEELTLDYASFLDEQMEAFVCTCGSPNCRAWISNGKTEEKVKNIKAFI, from the coding sequence ATGAAAGTTTGTGTTCTTCAACCAGATTATAGTACTTCTAATGTAGATTATAAAAATTATGACCCACCAAGAGATTTGAGTTCTTTGTTACCAGACCATCATGTGGATCATGTTTTTATAAATAAATTAACCACTTACAAACAATTAAAACAGTTATCAACACAAGGTTATGATATTTTTGTAAACCTCTGTGAATCCTATCTTGAATGGGAAGTACCTTCGATAGATGTTATTTATTCATTAGATTTATTAAATTTACCTTATACTGGCCCAACCGTTGACCTTTATGATCCTCCAAAAGAGCTCATGAAGTATGTTGCCTATATTTCAGGCATTGAAGTTCCGAATTATAGAATTGTTAAAAATCTTGAAGACTTAAATGACTTAAGTACCCAATTAAAGTTTCCACTGTTTGTAAAGCCATCAAAAGCAGGCGACAGTCTAGGCGTCGATGACAAGTCATTTGTTCAAGATGAAAAAAACTTGTTACTAAAAGTTCGAAATTTATTAAATGAATTTGGAGAAGTCTTAGTTGAAGAATACATTGAAGGTCGTGAATTTACGGTTTTAGTAGCAGCGGATTCAAAAGATGAGAAAAAATGTATAGCCTTTAAACCCGTTGAATATTTATTTCCAGAGGGCTTTTCTTTCAAAACGTATAAATTAAAAACTTCAGAATTGCATCCAGAAAGTAATGTTCCTTGTAAAGAAGAAAATTTAGATCGAAAGTTAAGAAGAGCTGCTTGCGGAATATTTAAAGAATTTGGTGGCAAAGGATATGCAAGAATGGATTTTAGAATGAATACAAAAGGTAAAATTTACTTTCTTGAAATTAATTTCACCTGTTCTGTTTTCTATTCACAAGGTTATGAAGGATCCGCGGATCATATCTTATTATGTGATGGCATTGGACAAGCTGGCTTTTTGAATCAAATAATACAGGAAGGAATTCAAAGACATCGACGTAAACAAAAAAAATATATAGTCAAGAAAAACGCAATAGCTGGATATGGCATTTATGCTTTAAATAAAATTCGTAAAGGAGAAATCATTTTCAAAGGTGAAGAAAGAAGTCAACGAATTGTAACAAAAGCTTTTGTAGATAAAAACTGGAATGCTGCTGACAAAGAAGTTTTTCGCAAATATGCTTATCCCATCGGTAACGATGTCTATATATTATGGGACACCAAACCTGAAGAATGGGCACCTCAAAACCATTCCTGTAGTCCAAATACAATTTATCATGGTCTAAATGTAATTGCTTGTAAAGACATTGAAAAGTTTGAAGAGCTAACATTAGATTATGCTAGTTTTCTAGATGAACAAATGGAGGCATTTGTATGTACTTGTGGAAGTCCAAATTGCAGGGCCTGGATTTCTAATGGAAAAACAGAGGAAAAAGTTAAAAATATAAAAGCATTCATCTAA
- a CDS encoding BatA domain-containing protein, with translation MQFLFPTFLWTLILLSIPVLIHLFYFRRYKKVYFTNVHFLKELVEETATKNKIKNILILLCRLAAIIGLIFAFAQPFFTNDSQKKKQSQAVSIYIDNSWSMNANAEDGSLVQKAKRRAKEIITAYSDNDRFQILTNDLDGKHQRLVSKEDAISLLEEIQSGPSVQTLSKILFKQKQCLQNAKLDHGDLYMLSDFQASICDLDSLKADSLYQLYLLPIQTIQENNLSLDTAYFESPVLLPGQTNTLIYQVSNYGSTDAQDIRSSFTLNGQDYPGSSLNIKSGKSVIDSLKINIQSFGWQKLIVKIKDYPIQFDDSYYMSCKSDEEINVLLLYEREPPAQVLKMISSIPYFQLKTQQQNKLDYSKFKNNNLILLSDLTEISSGMSNELMKAVSEGVNVLIFPAADLGASNYRPLSVKLSLPELRDFNLTKKEATKANFESDIFNDVYINSKASIKLPSTMGQYEFYGGLPSEKIIEYRDGSAMINRYKIGKGSVFISASPLDIKYNELSKNAEIFLPLLFKTAFSSDLSRQLSYDLTSNPVILWQITESLVKQDLYIILSGPDELIPSIKLANNQLLIEVYDQIKKAGIYDVKNQNNILGSIAFNDSRKESNLKVWNPKILKEQYGNFTNVLEDTANEDFTSAIQSEQAGPTLWWWMLIVAFVFLILETLLIRLWKTD, from the coding sequence ATGCAATTCCTTTTTCCTACTTTTCTTTGGACTCTGATTCTACTTTCGATTCCAGTTCTTATTCATCTTTTTTATTTTCGTCGATACAAAAAAGTATACTTCACAAATGTTCATTTTTTAAAAGAATTGGTTGAAGAAACAGCAACAAAAAATAAAATTAAAAATATTTTAATTCTACTTTGTCGACTTGCCGCTATTATTGGATTAATTTTCGCATTTGCGCAACCCTTTTTCACAAATGATTCACAAAAAAAGAAACAATCCCAGGCAGTAAGTATATATATTGATAATAGCTGGTCGATGAATGCAAATGCCGAAGATGGTAGTTTGGTTCAAAAAGCAAAACGAAGAGCTAAGGAAATAATCACTGCTTATTCTGATAACGACAGATTTCAAATATTGACAAATGACTTAGATGGAAAACATCAACGACTTGTTTCAAAAGAAGATGCCATAAGTCTTTTAGAGGAAATACAGAGCGGACCTTCCGTCCAAACCTTATCTAAAATCTTGTTTAAACAAAAGCAATGTCTACAAAATGCAAAATTAGACCACGGAGATTTATATATGCTTTCAGATTTTCAAGCTTCTATTTGCGATTTAGACAGCTTGAAAGCAGACAGTCTTTATCAATTATATCTTCTTCCAATCCAAACCATTCAGGAAAACAATTTAAGTCTGGATACTGCTTATTTTGAATCCCCCGTATTGTTGCCAGGTCAAACAAATACTTTGATTTATCAAGTAAGTAATTATGGATCAACGGATGCTCAAGATATCCGATCCAGTTTTACTTTAAATGGTCAGGATTATCCAGGTAGTTCCTTAAATATTAAATCCGGTAAATCAGTAATAGATTCATTAAAAATAAATATACAATCTTTTGGTTGGCAAAAACTAATTGTCAAAATAAAAGATTATCCAATTCAATTTGATGACTCATACTATATGAGTTGCAAATCTGATGAGGAAATCAATGTCTTGTTATTATATGAACGGGAGCCTCCTGCACAAGTGCTTAAAATGATAAGCTCAATACCTTATTTTCAATTAAAAACACAACAACAAAATAAATTAGATTATAGTAAATTTAAAAATAATAATTTAATCTTACTTTCTGATTTAACGGAAATTAGCAGTGGAATGTCAAATGAATTAATGAAAGCTGTATCAGAAGGTGTGAATGTTTTAATTTTTCCAGCTGCTGATCTTGGAGCTTCAAATTACAGACCCTTATCGGTAAAATTAAGCTTGCCAGAATTAAGAGATTTTAACTTAACAAAAAAAGAAGCCACAAAAGCAAACTTTGAATCTGATATTTTTAATGATGTTTATATAAATTCAAAAGCCAGCATAAAATTGCCAAGTACTATGGGACAATATGAATTTTATGGAGGATTACCTTCTGAAAAGATTATTGAATATCGGGATGGATCCGCTATGATAAACAGATATAAAATTGGGAAAGGATCCGTTTTTATATCTGCCAGTCCGCTGGATATTAAGTACAATGAATTATCAAAAAATGCTGAAATTTTTCTACCCCTATTATTTAAAACAGCCTTTTCTTCAGATTTGAGTCGTCAATTGTCGTATGATTTAACAAGTAACCCGGTTATTTTATGGCAAATTACAGAATCCTTAGTCAAACAGGATTTGTATATTATATTAAGTGGTCCTGATGAACTGATTCCTTCTATTAAATTAGCAAATAATCAATTATTGATTGAAGTGTATGATCAAATTAAGAAAGCAGGAATTTATGATGTAAAAAATCAAAATAACATTCTTGGTTCGATTGCATTTAATGATAGCCGAAAAGAATCGAACTTAAAAGTATGGAATCCTAAAATCCTGAAAGAACAATATGGCAATTTTACAAATGTGTTAGAAGATACTGCGAATGAAGATTTTACAAGTGCTATTCAATCAGAACAAGCAGGACCGACTTTATGGTGGTGGATGCTTATAGTAGCATTTGTGTTTTTAATTCTTGAAACATTACTTATCAGACTTTGGAAGACAGACTAA
- a CDS encoding glycosyltransferase family 2 protein: MDVALIIPALNEEESLIELVDWIRKVMTTTDLTYEVWFIDDGSTDSTWEVIESLHHLYPSIKGIKFRRNYGKSAALNTGFHVCNADVVITMDADLQDSPEEIPELYRMIKEEKFDVVSGWKKKRYDNAFTKNIPSKIYNSVTGWMSGVKLHDMNCGLKAYRKDVVKSIEVYGEMHRYIPVIAKWSGFRNIGEKEVQHQARKYGKSKFGMSRFINGFLDLSTILFIGRFGKRPMHFFGALGLVFFFLGFCFVMYLSFTKLAYGQMGMTQRPAFFLSLVSMIIGSQMFFTGFLAELVTRNATDRNVYLIDKSLK; this comes from the coding sequence ATGGATGTAGCTCTAATTATTCCGGCATTAAATGAAGAAGAGTCTTTAATTGAACTCGTAGATTGGATCCGCAAGGTTATGACAACTACAGATTTAACTTATGAAGTCTGGTTTATTGACGATGGGAGTACAGATTCAACATGGGAAGTCATTGAATCTTTACATCATTTGTATCCAAGTATAAAAGGAATTAAATTTAGACGTAATTATGGGAAATCAGCCGCCTTAAATACAGGATTTCATGTTTGTAATGCGGATGTTGTAATCACCATGGATGCAGATCTTCAAGATAGTCCGGAAGAAATTCCAGAATTATATCGTATGATTAAGGAGGAAAAGTTTGATGTAGTATCTGGATGGAAAAAAAAGCGGTATGATAATGCATTTACTAAAAACATTCCTTCTAAAATATATAATTCTGTTACTGGTTGGATGAGTGGTGTAAAGTTGCATGATATGAATTGTGGTTTGAAAGCGTATCGCAAAGATGTTGTAAAGTCGATTGAAGTATATGGTGAGATGCACCGATATATTCCCGTAATTGCCAAATGGTCTGGATTCAGAAATATTGGCGAAAAAGAAGTACAACACCAAGCACGTAAATATGGCAAATCAAAATTTGGGATGAGCCGCTTTATAAATGGGTTTCTGGATTTGTCTACTATATTATTTATTGGCAGGTTTGGAAAAAGACCCATGCATTTTTTTGGTGCACTAGGCTTAGTATTTTTCTTTTTAGGTTTTTGTTTTGTTATGTATCTCAGTTTTACAAAACTTGCTTATGGCCAAATGGGTATGACCCAAAGGCCTGCATTTTTTCTCTCTTTGGTTTCAATGATCATTGGTTCACAAATGTTTTTCACTGGTTTTCTTGCAGAATTAGTAACCCGCAATGCAACAGACCGGAATGTATACCTTATTGATAAGAGTTTAAAATAG
- the queE gene encoding 7-carboxy-7-deazaguanine synthase — protein sequence MYLVKEIFYSLQGEGAQTGRPAVFLRFAGCNLWNGREEDRQQAICSFCDTDFVGINGTYGGKYPSANDLAACIQSLWPKMNVGHKIKPYVIFTGGEPLLQVDDPLIDSLHDIGFEIGLETNGTIEAPKGIDWICLSPKPNTIIKIRSGNELKFIYPQLNFNPEDFQHFDFQYFYIQPMDGANIQEHIQQSLDFCLQHPTWRLSIQTHKLLGIR from the coding sequence ATGTATTTGGTCAAAGAAATTTTCTATAGTTTACAAGGTGAAGGTGCCCAAACAGGGCGGCCGGCAGTTTTTTTACGATTTGCTGGATGTAACTTATGGAATGGCCGAGAAGAAGATAGACAGCAGGCAATTTGTAGTTTTTGCGATACTGATTTTGTTGGTATTAATGGAACTTATGGCGGAAAATATCCATCCGCAAATGATTTGGCAGCATGCATTCAAAGCCTTTGGCCAAAAATGAACGTGGGTCATAAAATTAAACCATATGTTATTTTTACTGGTGGAGAACCCTTATTGCAGGTTGATGACCCCTTGATAGATTCACTTCATGACATAGGTTTTGAAATAGGTTTAGAAACAAATGGTACAATTGAAGCTCCAAAAGGAATTGATTGGATCTGTTTAAGTCCTAAACCTAATACTATTATTAAAATTCGTTCTGGAAATGAATTAAAATTTATCTATCCACAATTAAATTTTAACCCTGAAGATTTTCAACATTTTGATTTTCAGTATTTTTATATACAACCAATGGATGGTGCCAATATCCAAGAGCACATCCAACAATCCTTAGATTTTTGTTTACAACATCCAACCTGGAGACTCAGTATCCAAACCCATAAATTACTTGGAATACGTTAA